From the Streptosporangiales bacterium genome, one window contains:
- a CDS encoding glyoxalase yields the protein MTRDERFGYGDSHPTAHGFQLHHVQLAIPPGGEDAARQFFVGVLGMTEVAKPPALAARGGLWVRADDLEIHCGVEPDFRPAVKAHPGIRVADLDALADRLHAHAIAVYWDDNFPGHRRFYAADPHGNRLEFLARQPAAGRIE from the coding sequence GTGACCCGCGACGAGCGGTTCGGCTACGGCGACAGCCACCCCACGGCGCACGGCTTCCAGCTGCACCACGTACAGCTCGCCATCCCACCCGGCGGCGAGGACGCTGCGCGGCAGTTCTTCGTCGGCGTGCTCGGCATGACCGAGGTGGCGAAGCCACCCGCCCTCGCCGCCCGCGGCGGCCTCTGGGTGCGCGCGGACGACCTGGAGATCCACTGCGGGGTGGAGCCGGACTTCCGTCCCGCCGTGAAGGCCCACCCGGGCATCCGCGTCGCCGACCTCGACGCCCTCGCCGACCGCCTGCACGCCCACGCCATCGCCGTGTACTGGGACGACAACTTCCCCGGACACCGCAGGTTCTACGCCGCCGACCCACACGGCAACCGGCTGGAGTTCCTCGCGCGCCAACCGGCGGCCGGCCGCATCGAGTAG
- a CDS encoding HAD-IB family hydrolase: MAKSRRARNANSDDATPLAEAVAPAVEAAAQADHMSLLSQGPGAAAFFDVDNTVMQGASLYFIARGLAARDFFTTGDIARFAWQQAHFRIRGETDKTISDAQEAALSFIAGKRLIDVVHLAEEIYDERIADRIWPGARALTNLHLDAGQPVWLVTATPVELAEIIAKRLGLTGALGTIAVTADGVYTGRLQQFLHGEAKAVAVQELAEREGLDLAKCTAYSDSINDLPMLEVVGRAVAVNPEPALADYARQHGWPVYDFRTTRRALRIALPAAAVTGAAVGALYAGLLVRRRRRRSLAERALDELDRLRR, encoded by the coding sequence ATGGCGAAGTCGCGGCGAGCACGGAACGCCAACTCCGATGACGCTACGCCACTGGCCGAAGCGGTCGCACCCGCCGTCGAGGCGGCCGCGCAGGCCGACCACATGAGCCTGCTGTCCCAGGGCCCGGGTGCCGCGGCGTTCTTCGACGTCGACAACACCGTCATGCAGGGCGCCTCGCTGTACTTCATCGCCCGCGGCCTCGCGGCGCGCGACTTCTTCACCACCGGCGACATCGCGCGCTTCGCCTGGCAGCAGGCGCATTTCCGGATACGCGGCGAGACCGACAAGACCATCTCCGACGCCCAGGAAGCCGCGCTGTCGTTCATCGCCGGTAAACGGCTGATCGACGTCGTGCATCTCGCCGAGGAGATCTACGACGAGCGGATCGCGGACCGCATCTGGCCGGGCGCGCGGGCGCTGACCAACCTGCACCTGGACGCCGGCCAGCCGGTGTGGCTGGTGACGGCGACGCCGGTGGAGCTGGCCGAGATCATCGCCAAACGGCTCGGCCTGACCGGCGCGCTCGGCACCATCGCGGTCACCGCGGACGGCGTCTACACCGGCCGGCTGCAACAGTTCCTGCACGGCGAGGCGAAGGCCGTCGCCGTGCAGGAACTGGCCGAGCGGGAGGGCCTCGACCTGGCGAAGTGCACCGCGTACAGCGACTCGATCAACGACCTGCCGATGCTCGAGGTCGTCGGCCGCGCGGTCGCCGTCAACCCGGAACCCGCACTCGCCGACTACGCCAGGCAGCACGGCTGGCCGGTCTACGACTTCCGCACCACCAGGCGCGCGCTGCGCATCGCCCTGCCCGCCGCGGCCGTCACGGGGGCAGCGGTCGGCGCACTGTACGCGGGCCTGCTCGTACGCCGCCGGCGCCGGCGGTCCCTCGCCGAACGCGCCCTGGACGAGCTGGACCGCCTCCGCCGCTAG
- a CDS encoding NAD-dependent epimerase/dehydratase family protein: MGRVVLVTGVARQPGTGLAQLLADQPAVERVIGIDMVPPRHSLAPAEFVRADVRGTSLSRLLDAYQVDTVVHAGVLTGPNRAGGRAAQKEVNVIGTMQLLAACQRAERVRKLVIRSSTTVYGLSERNPALFTEDEPPRKAPTGGFAKDIVEVEGYTRGFARRRADVTVTTLRFAYVLTAESALARYLALPVVPTVLGYDARLQLLHHEDVVEALRRATVEDHPGTYNVAGTGVVTASQAAHLAGRMTLPVPGLAVGPAADLLRRARLTYLTPELAETMRHSQVADTGRLQRQFGWQPVRSTRQALLDFVAEAGLEPVLPRTLFERIGEVLRA; this comes from the coding sequence GTGGGACGCGTCGTCCTCGTCACAGGCGTAGCGCGGCAGCCCGGTACGGGCCTCGCGCAGCTGCTCGCTGACCAGCCCGCCGTCGAGCGGGTGATCGGGATCGACATGGTGCCGCCGCGGCACAGCCTGGCACCTGCGGAGTTCGTACGCGCCGACGTCCGCGGGACGTCGTTGAGCCGGCTGCTCGACGCGTACCAGGTCGACACGGTCGTCCACGCCGGCGTGCTGACCGGCCCGAACCGTGCCGGTGGGCGGGCAGCGCAGAAGGAAGTCAACGTCATCGGCACGATGCAGCTACTTGCTGCGTGCCAGCGGGCCGAGCGCGTGCGCAAGCTCGTCATCCGGTCCAGCACCACGGTCTACGGGCTGTCCGAGCGCAATCCCGCCCTCTTCACCGAGGACGAGCCGCCGCGCAAGGCGCCGACCGGCGGGTTCGCGAAGGACATCGTCGAGGTCGAGGGCTACACGCGCGGGTTCGCGCGCCGCCGCGCCGACGTCACGGTGACCACGCTGCGGTTCGCGTATGTGCTCACCGCGGAGTCCGCGCTCGCCCGGTACCTCGCGCTGCCGGTCGTGCCCACCGTCCTCGGCTACGACGCGCGGCTGCAGCTGCTGCACCACGAGGACGTCGTGGAGGCGTTGCGCCGCGCGACCGTGGAGGACCATCCGGGCACCTACAACGTCGCCGGGACTGGCGTGGTCACCGCCTCGCAGGCCGCGCACCTGGCCGGCCGGATGACGCTGCCGGTGCCCGGCCTCGCCGTCGGCCCGGCCGCAGACCTGCTGCGCCGGGCGCGGCTGACCTACCTCACGCCGGAGCTGGCGGAGACCATGCGGCACTCGCAGGTGGCCGACACCGGCAGGTTGCAGCGGCAGTTCGGCTGGCAGCCGGTGCGGTCGACCAGGCAGGCCCTGCTCGACTTCGTCGCCGAGGCCGGGCTGGAGCCGGTGCTGCCGCGGACGCTGTTCGAACGGATCGGGGAGGTGCTGCGTGCCTGA
- a CDS encoding glutaredoxin family protein: MVADGDQPRVSLLGKPECHLCDDARTVVAEVCAELGVAWEERDLSTDQDALTKWWDKIPVTLVDGEVHNYWRVDPDRLRRALRGRAR, translated from the coding sequence ATGGTGGCGGACGGCGACCAACCACGGGTCAGCCTACTCGGAAAGCCAGAATGTCACCTCTGTGACGATGCGCGCACAGTGGTGGCCGAGGTGTGCGCCGAGCTCGGTGTGGCCTGGGAGGAGCGCGACCTGAGCACCGACCAGGACGCGCTGACCAAGTGGTGGGACAAGATCCCCGTGACCCTGGTCGACGGCGAGGTGCACAACTACTGGCGGGTCGACCCGGACCGGTTGCGGCGCGCCCTGCGCGGGCGGGCGCGGTGA
- a CDS encoding AURKAIP1/COX24 domain-containing protein, whose protein sequence is MGSVIKKRRKRMAKKKHRKLLKRTRVQRRKLGK, encoded by the coding sequence GTGGGTTCTGTCATCAAGAAGCGTCGTAAGCGTATGGCCAAGAAGAAGCACCGCAAGCTGCTCAAGCGCACGCGGGTGCAGCGGCGCAAGCTGGGCAAGTAA
- a CDS encoding glycerol acyltransferase, translating to MPDAQVIPFDGDRSRRAAAAAEEPDVAEEPRTEESADSGAGGVRDTLGFLLRRLSGAYTVDDTGFDAELTDAVVLPVLRLLYEGWFRVEARGLENVPADSGALLVANHSGVLPLDGLMLQVALHDHHPDNRRLRLLGADYVFRWPVFGQLARASGVTVACNADAERLLTEGETVGVFPEGFKGIGKPFSERYKLQRFGRGGFVSAALRTGRPIVPCSIVGAEETYPMLTDLRPLARLFGAPYVPVTPTFPFLGPLGLVPLPSKWYVQVGEPIRTDRYDSSAADDPTLVLELTDHVRETIQHTLYAMLLRRRSVFT from the coding sequence GTGCCTGACGCCCAGGTGATTCCCTTCGACGGCGACCGGTCCAGACGCGCGGCCGCCGCGGCCGAGGAGCCGGACGTGGCCGAGGAACCGCGAACCGAGGAGTCGGCCGACAGCGGTGCGGGCGGCGTCCGCGACACCCTGGGCTTCCTGCTGCGGCGGCTCAGCGGCGCGTACACGGTGGACGACACCGGCTTCGACGCCGAGCTGACCGACGCGGTCGTGCTGCCGGTGCTGCGGCTGCTCTACGAGGGCTGGTTCCGCGTCGAGGCGCGCGGCCTGGAGAACGTCCCCGCAGACTCGGGTGCGCTGCTGGTAGCCAACCACTCCGGGGTGCTGCCGCTGGACGGGCTGATGCTGCAGGTCGCCCTGCACGACCACCACCCGGACAACCGGCGGCTGCGGCTGCTCGGTGCCGACTACGTCTTCCGCTGGCCGGTCTTCGGGCAGCTCGCGCGGGCCAGCGGCGTCACCGTGGCGTGCAACGCCGACGCCGAGCGGCTGCTCACCGAGGGCGAGACGGTCGGCGTCTTCCCCGAGGGCTTCAAGGGCATCGGCAAGCCGTTCAGCGAGCGGTACAAGCTGCAGCGGTTCGGCCGGGGCGGCTTCGTCTCCGCCGCCCTGCGCACCGGCCGGCCGATCGTGCCGTGCTCGATCGTCGGCGCGGAGGAGACCTACCCGATGCTGACCGACCTGCGGCCGCTGGCGCGGCTGTTCGGCGCGCCGTACGTGCCGGTCACGCCGACGTTCCCGTTCCTCGGGCCGCTGGGGCTGGTGCCGCTGCCGTCCAAGTGGTACGTGCAGGTCGGCGAGCCGATCCGTACGGACAGGTACGACTCGTCGGCCGCCGACGACCCGACCCTGGTGCTGGAGCTGACCGACCACGTGCGGGAGACGATCCAGCACACGCTCTACGCCATGTTGCTGCGCCGCCGCTCCGTCTTTACCTGA
- a CDS encoding helix-turn-helix domain-containing protein, which yields MGAGERPLSEVKFLTVAEVATVMRVSKMTVYRLLHAGELPAVRVGRSFRVPEQAVYDYFRHSPASRPADTAS from the coding sequence ATGGGTGCAGGAGAACGACCGCTCAGTGAGGTCAAGTTCCTCACCGTGGCCGAGGTCGCCACGGTCATGCGCGTGTCCAAGATGACCGTCTACCGGCTGCTGCATGCCGGTGAGCTCCCCGCGGTGCGCGTGGGGCGCTCGTTCCGGGTCCCCGAGCAGGCCGTCTACGACTACTTCAGGCACTCGCCGGCGTCGCGGCCGGCGGACACCGCCTCGTAA
- a CDS encoding MFS transporter: MSDGDTPPSHAASQDRTARFGEAFAVREFQILWLALAQSGIGDQLAKVALSVLVFERTGSAFLTAATYGVTYIPYLIAGPVLSPLADRYPRRGVLVATDLIRGALVALMVIPGMPLWSLFVLVFCVGLARPPFEAARTASMPDVLPGDMFVLGSAITQTTNQVTQVLGFAVGGITVSLIGAPWALALNAASFFLGALMFRVGLAARPVPTGPGRPGMRQVIGQGTKVILGDRRMRTLIGFGMLAGFYIAPEVLAVPYVRRELDLDASHAGIMLAAGPLGLSIGSVLITRLLRPSRRINVLGPLAVLGLLLLLPFWFTPGFFVSCLLVFLSGMAGGYNLAANQAFIAITPHVARGQALGLAQTMLMLAQGMATILAGAMAKLVTTAGTIAIAGAAGAVVAAFLWLAWARTERSRG, encoded by the coding sequence ATGTCGGACGGGGACACTCCTCCCTCACACGCTGCCTCCCAGGATCGCACAGCGCGCTTCGGGGAGGCATTCGCCGTGCGCGAGTTCCAGATCCTCTGGCTCGCGCTGGCGCAGTCGGGCATCGGTGACCAGCTCGCCAAGGTCGCGTTGTCCGTGCTGGTCTTCGAGCGCACCGGCTCGGCGTTCCTCACCGCCGCCACGTACGGGGTGACGTACATCCCGTACCTGATCGCCGGGCCGGTGCTCTCGCCGCTGGCGGACCGGTACCCCAGGCGGGGGGTGCTCGTCGCGACGGACCTGATCCGCGGCGCGCTGGTGGCGCTGATGGTCATCCCCGGCATGCCGCTGTGGTCGCTGTTCGTCCTGGTGTTCTGCGTCGGGCTGGCGCGACCGCCGTTCGAGGCGGCGCGAACCGCGTCGATGCCGGACGTGCTGCCGGGGGACATGTTCGTGCTCGGCAGCGCCATCACGCAGACCACCAACCAGGTCACGCAGGTGCTCGGCTTCGCCGTCGGCGGCATCACCGTGAGCCTGATCGGCGCACCCTGGGCGCTCGCCCTCAACGCGGCCTCGTTCTTCCTCGGCGCGCTGATGTTCCGGGTGGGGCTGGCCGCCCGGCCGGTACCTACCGGCCCCGGCCGGCCGGGGATGCGGCAGGTGATCGGCCAGGGCACGAAGGTGATCCTCGGCGACCGCAGGATGCGCACCCTGATCGGCTTCGGCATGCTGGCCGGCTTCTACATCGCGCCCGAGGTGCTCGCCGTGCCGTACGTACGCCGCGAGCTCGACCTGGACGCCAGCCACGCGGGCATCATGCTGGCCGCCGGGCCGCTCGGGCTGTCCATCGGCTCGGTGCTGATCACCCGGCTGCTGCGGCCGAGCAGACGGATCAACGTGCTCGGGCCGCTCGCCGTACTCGGCCTGCTGTTGCTGCTGCCGTTCTGGTTCACCCCCGGCTTCTTCGTCTCGTGCCTGCTGGTCTTCCTCTCCGGCATGGCCGGCGGCTACAACCTGGCGGCGAACCAGGCGTTCATCGCGATCACCCCGCACGTCGCACGGGGCCAGGCCCTGGGGCTGGCGCAGACGATGCTGATGCTCGCGCAGGGCATGGCCACGATCCTCGCCGGCGCGATGGCCAAGCTGGTGACGACCGCGGGCACCATCGCCATCGCCGGCGCCGCGGGCGCCGTCGTAGCCGCGTTCCTCTGGCTGGCCTGGGCCCGCACCGAACGCAGCCGCGGCTGA
- a CDS encoding sigma-70 family RNA polymerase sigma factor: MPVGAHVAAAEAADPGVLLRGFAPPVRLRRKAAKRETASPRAVTDAEQQELLAVIHAAQAGDAEAFGSLYDRYADLVFRYVYFRVGSHQLAEDVVSETFLRALRRLDSFTWQGKDFGAWLVTIARNIVADHFKSSRYRLEVTTADMLDSDRLEESPEHMVLKSFTNVALLEAVKQLGPEQQECIVLRFLQGLSVAETARIMGRNEGAVKALQYRAVRALARLLPDDMR, from the coding sequence ATGCCGGTGGGCGCGCACGTCGCCGCCGCAGAGGCCGCGGACCCCGGCGTGCTGCTGCGCGGATTCGCCCCGCCGGTACGGCTCCGCCGCAAGGCCGCCAAGCGCGAGACCGCGTCCCCACGCGCCGTCACCGACGCCGAGCAGCAGGAGCTCCTCGCCGTCATCCACGCTGCGCAGGCCGGTGACGCCGAGGCGTTCGGCAGCCTCTACGACCGCTACGCGGACCTGGTCTTCAGGTACGTGTACTTCCGGGTCGGCTCGCACCAGCTCGCCGAGGACGTGGTCAGCGAGACGTTCCTCCGCGCGCTGCGGCGGCTCGACAGCTTCACCTGGCAGGGCAAGGACTTCGGGGCCTGGCTGGTCACCATCGCCAGGAACATCGTCGCCGACCACTTCAAGTCCTCCAGGTACCGGCTCGAGGTCACCACGGCGGACATGCTGGACAGCGACCGGCTCGAGGAGAGCCCCGAGCACATGGTGCTCAAGTCATTCACCAACGTGGCGCTGCTCGAAGCGGTCAAGCAACTGGGCCCTGAGCAGCAGGAATGCATCGTGCTGCGGTTCCTGCAGGGGCTGTCGGTCGCCGAGACGGCACGCATCATGGGCCGCAACGAAGGCGCAGTGAAGGCCCTCCAGTACCGGGCGGTACGCGCGCTCGCCAGGCTGTTACCTGACGACATGCGCTGA